In Bradyrhizobium sp. 195, the sequence GGGTCAGGTTGGACGAGCCGGTCTGCAGCACGTTGATCAGGCTCTTGTTGAAGTCCTGACGAACCTGCACCACCGAGAGGTTCGAGCCGAGGCTCGAGGCTTCCGAGCGCAGCGTGCTCGACGCGGCGTTCAGGTTCGACAGCACCTTGTTGGTCGCGGAGTTGTCGATGAAGTCGACACCGCTGGTCAACGCAGCGAGGCCCAGACCCTTGGAGTTGTAGGTCACGCCCGTGATGCTGAGGTTCGACTTGCCGGTTTCGTCGAACACCAGCTTGAGCTGGTCGCCGTTCAGGAGGTTGACACCGTTGAACGAGGAGTCCTGCGAGGTCGTGTCGATCTGGTTCAGGATGTTGTTGTACTGAGACACCAGATTGGCGCGAGCCGTCTGAGCAACCGTATCCTGGACGGGGGTGGAAGCCGTCGAGAAGGTCAGCGACGAGGTCAGCGTACCGCCGATCGCACCACCTGCGGCGCTCGAACCGATGGTCGAGGACGCGTAGTCGTTGGTGGTCGAGACCGTCAGCAGGCCGTTGGCGTCGATCGTCGCCGTCAGGTTGTTGGCCTGAAGCTTGGTGTTGAGCTGATCGAGCGTCTTGACCGTGCCATTGGTGCCGTCGCCGAAGGTGACGTTGACCGCCGTGCCGCCGTTGAAGGAGGAGAAGGTCAAGGTCTTGCCGCTGATGCCGCCGACGCCCGAAGTGCGCGCCGCGGTGAAGGCGGTCGCCGTTCCGGTGTTGCCGGCGAGGCCAAGCGCATTCAGCGCGTTGCCGGTGCCGGTGATCGACAGATCGGCGTTGACGCCGGTCGATAGCTTGAGCTGACCCGAGGCGTTGATCGACGAGTTGGTCTGGCCGGTGGCGGTCGCAAGCGTCGCGGTGCCGTTGGCATTGACCGTCGCGGTCTGCACGCCGGTGGCAAGATCGATCGCCTTCAGCACGTCATTGACCGTACCGCCCTGCAGATAGACCGTCGAGTTGCCGGCGCCATCCGTGAGAACGTTGCCGCTCGCACCGAAGCCGCTCGGAACGCTCGGCGCACCGGTCGAACCCGGGATCGGCGCGTTCTTGAAGGTGATGACGTGACCGTCGACGTTCAGCGTCGAGCCGTCCGCGATCGTCGCACCGAGCGAGCCCGCGCTCGTGGTCCGGTTGACGCTCACGGTAGCGTTGCCGCCCCCCACAGACGTGGTCAAGCCGAGAGACTTGAGCAGGTCGGCCTTGCCGGTGACGCTCAGATCCGCACCCGTCGAGCTCTTCAGCGTGACGGCGCCCGCACCAACGCTCGAAGCGGTCTGGTTGAAGCTGGTGGCGATGGTCGCAGCGCCGGCAGTGATGGAGGCCGTCTTGACGCCGCTGGCCAGATCGACCGCGGTCAACAGATCGTTGACGGTCGCAGCCGGGGTGCCCGCGGTCCCGAGATAGACCGTGGTGTTGCCGCTGCCGTCGGTGACGAGGTTGCCGCTGACGCCAGAGCCGGACGCAACCCCAGTTGACGCCGGAGCAGAACCCGAGCGGAAGGTGATGGTCTTGCCGTTCACGGTCAGCGTGTCGCCGTCGGCGGGCTGGGCGTTGCCGGCCAGGCCTGTTGCGGTCGTGCCGTTGGTGGCGATCAGGGTGATGGCGCCGGTCAAGGCCGCGGTGCCGTCGCCGGCCGTTCCCGCAGTGCCCGTGAAGGTGCCGATGGTGGCGCCGAGCGTCGTGGTGCCGCTCGCAGCCGTCGTGCCGCCGGCAGCGCCGCTAAACACAACGTTGCTGCTCGCCGTCGCGCTGGCGAACGAAGTCGTGCCACGCAGGTCGGCCGCCGTCGCACCCGAGATGGTGGCGGAGACGTTCGACTTGGTGGAGTAGCCGACGGTGGTCTGCAGCGCCTGGTTGGCGATCGACTTGGCGCTGTCGATCAGCTTCTGCAGCGAGGTGATGCCGGTGTTGGCAGCCTGCAGCACCTGCACGCCGTTGGCGATGCCGTCGAGCAGATTGTTGATGTCGCTGGCGCGGTTGTCGAGCGACTGTGCGGTGAAGAAGTTGGTGGGATTGTCCAGGGCCGAGTTGACGCTCTTGCCGGTCGACAGACGGTTCTGCGTGGTGGCGAGGAGGTCAGCGGTGGACTGGAGGGAGAGCAGGTTCTGACGAACCGATGAGGAGAGGACGATACCTGACATAACTCTGTTACCTTTCTGGTAAACGACGCGACTGTTACACGTCTGCTTGGATCGAGATCGACCCAGCGACCGGCGGACCGTGGGGCGGAGTCCTCTAACGAAACATGAAATGAAACCGGCGCTTTTACTGAGTCGGCGCTCGATTCGGCCGATCCGCCCGGCTGCGGCGCGGCACCGCCGCGCTATTTCAACGTTGATATGACTGCGCTTTTCAGCGCGAATGCCGGCGATTTACAACTCGTTAACTAATGTTGATGGAGTATTGCGCCTTGACCCGCCGCAACACACGCTCGGTTACGAAAGCGTTGATGGAGAACAGGCATGGCCCTCAAGGTCGAGCTCAGGCCGCACGAACGTATCATCGTCGGTAACTGCGTGATTACCAACACGGACCAGCGTGCCCGCCTCCTGATCGACGGCGACAACGTGCCGATCCTGCGCGAGCGCGACATCCTCACGCCCGAGACCGCCGATACGCCGGCCAAGCTCGTCTATCTGGCGGTCCAGCTCATGTACATCTCGCCGGATCCGCAGACCCAGCACGGCACCTATTTCAACCTGGTGCGCGACATCGTCACCGCGGTGCCGAGCGCCTGGCCGATTATCGAGGCCATCAACAACAACATCCTGAACGGCGACCTCTACCGGGCGCTAAAGGACGCCCGCAAGCTGATCGCCTATGAAGAGAAGCTGCGCAGCCAATTCGAGGCCACCCATCCCAAGGCGGACGCGGACAACGCCGACGTGAGCTCCGCCGCCTGACCACACGCCTTCGCGTGCCGAAGCCGCGCGGACGACCAAGTCCCGCAAACGACAACGGCCCCGGATCGCCTCCGGGGCCGTCGTCCGTTTCAGGCATGCACCAGTGCTATTGCGCCGCGAGCGGCGGCGCTTCGACCTCGATCATTCCGTCGCCGCACCGCCGGCCGCCAAACTCCAGCACGGCCGCGACCAGCGCATCGATGTCCGCCTCCTCGGTACGGTGATTGACGATCGCAGCGCGGATCGCAAACTTGCCGTTCAGCGTCGTGCTCGACGGCGCTGCTATTCCGGACTCCTGAATATCGGCGACGATCTCGCGATTGATCGCATCATCGGCACGGTAGCGGAAGCAGACGATGTTGAGGTTGACCGGCGCCAGCAATTCCAGGCGCGGCTCGGCAAGAATGCGCGTCTCCAGATATTTCGCGAGCGCGCAGCTTCGCGCGATCGTCGCACCCAGCCGGTCGATGCCGAACGTCTTCAGCGTGAACCAGGTCTTCAACGCACGGAAGCCGCGCGACAGATCGGGTCCGAGATCGCAGGGCCAGACCGCCCCCGCCGCAAGCCCCCTCGCCTCACGCCGCAGATAGGCCGCCGGCTGCGCAAAGGCCTGCCGATGCTGCTCGCCGTCACGTACCAGCAGGAAGCCGGCATCGTAAGGCACCTGTCCCCATTTGTGGAAATCGAGCGCGATGGAATCGGCGAGCTCGATGCCGCCGAGCAGCGGCGCGAGCTCGGGCGAGAAGATCGCGAGCGCACCGAAAGCACCGTCGACGTGAAACCAGATCCCCTCCTCGCGGCACAGCTGCGCGATGGCCTTGAGGTCGTCGATCGCACCGATGTCGACCGTGCCGGCAGAGGCAACGATCAGGAACGGCTTGAAGCCGACCTCGCGATCAACGGCGATTTGCGCGCGTAGCGCGGCAACATCGATGCGATGATCGGCATCGACGGCGATCTTGCGCAGCGCATCCGTGCCGAGCCCGGCAATGTCCATCGCCCTGGAGACGCAGCCATGCGCGGCCTGCGAGGTATAGGCCGTGAGCAGAGCGCCATCGTTGCCGATGCCGTATTGCCGCGCCAGCGTGCCGAGCGCGTTCGTGCGCGCCACCAGCACCGCCATTAGATTGGCCATCGACGTGCCCGTGACGAAGATGCCGCTCGCGCTGTCCGGAAAGGCGAACAGGCGGCGCATCCAGTCCACGATCTGGCGCTCGACCTCGATCGGCATGTGATCGCGACCACCGAGATTGGCGTTGAGACCGGCTGCGAGCATTTCCGCGAGCATGCCGACCGCGGTGCCGCCGCCATGCACCCAGCCCATGAAGCCGGGATGGACGTTGCCGGTCGCAAACGGCGCGACGTGCTCGGCGAATTCGCGATAGACCTCGGCGAGGTCGCTCGCCTCGCGCGGCACGTCTGCCTTGAAGGCCGCGCGGGTCGCATCGGGGATCGGCTGCCAGACCGGGCGCGCCCGAACGTCGGCGATGCCGTCGATCGTCTCGTCCAGCATGCGATGGGCGAGCGCGCGAAATGCGCTCCAGTCCTGCGGGTCGAGCGAGGCGTGCGCGACGGAGCTTTGCGCGTTGCGGACGATCTCGTTCATGTTGCACTCCCCTCGCCTGCTCTTGCATGCCGCGACAGCATCGCCGAGAACGCCGCGAAGATCTTGCGCATCTGCGGCGGCTTGTAAGGAAACACGTCCGGCGAATCCATGTTGTGCACGACGGCGGTGTTGTCGGCTTCGAAGACCAGGAGCTCGTTGTCCTGGTTCTCGGCGCAATCGACGATGAAATAATCGAGGCCGACGCGCTTGCTCATCTCATCGAGCGCGCTTCTGTGGCGCGCTGCGAAGGCGCTGTCGAACTCGCGCATGAAGACGGCTTCCTCGGCCCGTTTCTCCTCGCTGAACGCCATGTAGGCGTTGAGATACCAAATATCCCAGCGGTCGGCGATCGCCATGTGGCAGGCGTAAGGCTTGCCGTCGACCATCGCGAGGCGATATTTGCGATAGAGGCCGTCCGCGTTCACGTAGTCGACGAAGCGCGCGACGAAGAAATCCTGGTCGTCGCGTGCGGAAAGATAAGCTGCGAGCGCCGCCGCATCGTCGAGCTTCGCGAGCCCGACGCCGGCATGCGAGCCGCGCGGCCGCGCGATCATCGGAAAGCGCAGTTCATCCGCAACGTCCCGGCAAGCGATCTGCTCTCGCGAAAGATCCAGCAATTGCGCGCGCGTCGCGTGGATGGTCGCGGGAATGTCGAGACCCGGCACGCCGGCCAGCAGCCGATGCAGCTTGTCGCGATCGAGATTGCCGATGCGATCAGGACGATTGAGCAGCGGCCGCGGCCAGTGCGGTGCGGCCTTCTCGATCAACGCGAGCGCCTCGCGGCATTCCTCGGAATCCGAGGCAACCACGATGGCAACGTCGTGCTCGGGCAAAATCTCCGGCAGACCGGCGCCCTTGACCACGTAGAGCGTCAACAGCTCGATGTCGGAGTCTTCGAGCAGAAAATCGATCGGCGTGTTGCCACCCATATCGATGTCGGCGGCAAGCGCGAGCACGCGCAGGCCCGGTTTCGGAGCAGCACTCGGCGTGCGAAACAATTGATGGAAGGCGAGCACCTCCGACTGGATCGCGAGCCCCTGATCCTTGTCGCCGAGAAGCTGGGTGATCAACGACAGATCGAGCGCTTCGCCCGCCAGCGCGGTCCCCGCCGCGATCCGCGTCAGCATCTGGTCGCGCAACGGATGCAGGTCGACGCCTTCGAAGGCCCGGCGCGTCAGCTGCGCAAAGCCGATGCGGTCGGCATAGTTCGCCGCGGTCATGCCGATTGGCGCGGAAACCGGATGCTGCATCTCACACCTCGAACGCGGAGTTTACGGGCACGGCCGCGACTGCGCCACGGTCAAGCAGCAGCTCGATCTTTACCAGGACCTGGGCGATGCGATCGAGAACGTGCTGCACATTGCGCTGCCGCTCCGCCGCGTCCGGCGACCAGGCCTCGGTCACGTGCCGGGCGCCGACGCAAAGGCGCAGCACGGCCTGCGGTGCCTCGTCCTCCCGCTCTAGACGGACCGGCTGGCCGATCAGGCAGCGCTGCGCGGCGACCTGCCGGTCCGCCGCGCTGCCACCGATCTCCTCGTTCATGTCGCGCGCCATCGCCCGATGAATGGCGCTGGTCTCGGCGATCGACGCTGGTTTGCCGCCGCGCAGCAGCATGAACGGAAAGATCGTGGTTTGTGCAAATTCCTCGTCATCCACGCTCGCCGTCCTGGTCGTGGGGGGAACGGAGCGAAGCGAGGGCGACAACGCGATCATGCTGTCGATGCCGGCGGCGAGCTCGGCCAGCACCTTGGCGCGGAAAGCCCCTGATACGGCGTAGTAGCTGCCGATCTCCGCGAGCGCCGCCTCCCAGCGCAGCCATTGACCGAAGTTCGGCCGGCGATCGAAGCGCGAACGCAGCGCCGTCCAGCCCATCGGCCAATCGCAGCGGCCGGCATAGTCGAAGATACCGGGCGCTATTCCCTCGACCCGGTCGATCGATCGCGAAAGGACCTTCGGCACCAGCAGCGCACCGCTGAAGGCAGGCCCACCGAAAAATTTCGAGCCTGACATCAGCACCATATAGCCGCGGTCGAGATAGGAGCGCAGTCGGCGGCGGCCGAGCCGGGCCTGACAGGCGTCGACGACGATCTGGACCTTGCGCGGCCAGCGCCGCGCGATCTCGTCGAGGCAGGCCGCGCTCGGCGCCCGCCATCCGAGCTTCGAGCAATCCATGATCTGGAGCAGCACGGGCGCGCCGTGCGCGATCGTGGTCTCGATCGCATGCAGCACCGCGGCATCGGCGTCCGCACGCATCGCAATCCCGGGCGCGGTCTCGAGCAGCGGCAACGCAACGCTGGCGCCGGCGAGCCCCGCAACCGCGCCGTCCTTGCGAACCGCAAAGCCGCTCGCCGTCATGGCGCTGAAATGGTGCCCGCGGGCGCTATGGGTCGTCCCGCTTCCGGTCTGGTCGGCCCCGACCACGATCGTTACCGGCCGTGCTCCGAGCACTGCGCGCGCCAGGAACAGAGCGTGGAGCTGGGAATCCGTGCCGGAGGGCGAGAACACGACGTCGACGCGCGGCGGCAGCTGGAGATGGCCGCGCAGCTCGTCCCGCATGTCCTCGCAGCGCGCATCGAAGGCGATTTCGACCTCGTCGAACAGGCATTTGTGCATCAGCTCTTCGCGCGCCAGCGCGGCACGGTCATAGGCCGCTTGCGAGATCGTCGACGCGGTCGAGGAGCCGACATTCCAGATCTCCGGCTCCGGCGAGGCCGCGCAGCCATAGCCGTTGACGCGATCCTTGGGGTCGAGCGCCAGCCGCGGATCTCCGCCGGAGACGAGGAGCGTGTCGAGCGGCGTGAAGAGATCGCGCAGGCGATAACGCGAACCGCCGGATGCGCGGTCCGGTTCTGACAGACGGGATGCGCCGGCGCTCATCCCGGCAGGCTCACGCCGCGGCATCTGCCGCCGCCGCGGGCGCGGCTGCGAATTGCGAAGCGATGTCGCCGTGGAAAACCGACGGCCCGACGTGATCGAGCGAGCTCTGGATGTCGGCCCAGATCTCGCCGCCGATATCGGTCCAGCGCTTGCAGAAGGCGAAGTCCTCGGACAGATACGTGCCGGTTGCCGGATCGATCATGCATTCGAACAATGCGAACCGGTTCGGGCTCGCGACCAGGGTGTCGTGCGAATGCTCGCGGAAGAACTGCAGGCTCGCATAGTCCGGATGGCGGCACATCGCCTCCAGCACGTGGCGCCGGATCATCAGGAAACCGGTGCCGGCATAGCGCACGCGGGTGAAGCCGTTGACCACGACGATACGGTCGGGATCCTCGATCTCGAGCACGTAGTCGAGCGAAGCCGCCGGCACGTCGGCCCGGCCAGACTGGATCGCCCGCGCGGCCTTGTCCCAGTTGACCCGCTTGATCGGATAGCAGCCGGCGACGACGTCGGCGCCGCATTCGATCAGCCGGAACACCTGCTCCGGCTTGAAGCCGATGTCGGCATCGATGAACAGGAAATGCGTCGCCTTGGGATCGTCCAGGAACATCGCGGCCAGATTGGCCCGTGCGCGGGTGATCAGCGCGTCGCCGTCCCGCAGCAGCACCTTGAGCTCGAGGTTGGACATGCCGTGCACGGCGCGCTGCAGCGCGAAGATCGAGCTCGCATAGATGCTCGACACCTGCCCGCCGAAGCATGGCGTGGCCACCACCAGTTGCATCTTGTCCGACATCGGCAGCTCCGCCCCGCTCCAATCCTCACCAAGAGGTAAAGAGGCATGGTTAACGGCGTCTTAACGCAGCCTTACAGGAACTTGACGAGCGAAAGCTGCGCCAGGTTCGATGTCACCTGGTAGGAGGCCTGAAGCGCGTTCTGGAGCGCCAGGATCTCGCTCGCGACCTGGTCCGGCGAGGCCGATTCCGCCTGGTCGATGATGGTCTGGAGCTGCGCCTTGGCCTGGGTCTGGCGCGTGCTCGCGTCCTTCATCGTGTTCTGGGCCATCGCGATGTCGGTCTGGATGTCCTCGATGCGCTGCTGACCAGGCTGCTGCGTCAGCGCCTGGGTCACCCGCAGGCTCAGCGCGGCGACCTGCCCGCCCGAATATTGTCCGGTCGGCGAGGTCGAGAAGGTCCCGAACACCGCGGTCGCCTGCAATTGCCGGCGGATCGCGTCCTCATTCGCCTGGGCGCCATACTGCACCGTGACGGAATCGTCGACCCGCGCCATCGCGGTCGAGCGCGCCGAGCCGGGCCCGTCATTGCCCAGGTACCATTTCACGGTGGTGGCCGAGCCGTTGACCAGCGTCGTCGCCGAGCTCGCGGGCGAGGAGCCGACGCGGAGCGGCGGCTGCGTGGCGGTCACGGGCGTCGAGGCAAAACCGAGCGAGCCCAGCGCGCCCGTATTCGAGCTGGTGATATTCAGGCTGGCCGCATCGTCGGTGTTGATCGTGATCGAACCGCCGTGGACCGTCGACGGCTTCGACGTCCCCGTGATCGCGTCGATCTTGCTCATCAGCGTCTGGATGCTGTCGCCGACGTTGAGCTGGTTGCCGGTCGCGCCCGTGGCCACGAAGGTCAGCGTGGTGCCGTTGACGGTGATGGTGTCGCCGGCGACGAAACCCGGCGAGATCGAGTCCGTCGGGCTCGCACCGGACAGCGCTGTCGCTCCGCTGATCGGTACGAGGGGGCCCGCCTGGCTGGTCTTGGGCGCGCCGATCGCAGAGCTTGCGGTGTTGAAGAAATTGTCACCGGCGGTCACGGCGGACGCCGCAACCAGCGAGGTGCCTGCGAGCTTCTGGATCGCGATGTTCAATGCGTTGTTGAGGTTCAAGGCCGTGTTGTTCGGGTTGACCGGCGTGCTCGCATCGATCGCGAAGCTGCCGAGCGGCGTCGGCGTCGCCGTCGATGCGGTCAGGTCGATCTGCTCGGTCGTGCCGTCCGGCAGCGTGAACTGAACGCTGAGCTTGTCGCCGTTGTTCGGATTGATGCCGTTGAGATCAACCGAGAACGACACCGGCGATCCGCTCGGGCCGGTGACGGTCGCGCCTGTCAGCGTCGAGGAGACCGCCTTGATCTTGAGGCCGAACGGCGAGCCCGCGACGTCTTCCGACACCTGGACCGAGCTCGGCGTCGGCTGTGGCGTTGCCAGTACCAGGCGGCCCATGCCGTTGGCCCCCAAGTCGGCGGCCTGGCGCTCCGCCATGACGGTCTTGAATCCCGCTTGCGTCGTCGTGCCGTTGATGATGTCGCCGGCGTCCGCAACCGACTGCGTGTTGACGGCGGTCCCGGAGAACAGATAGCGGTTGCCCGTCTGCGTGTTGAGCACGCCGACCATCGAGCCGAACTGGGCGGCGGCGGTGTTCTGCGCGATGGTCTGGCCGTTGACGTTGAGGTCCTGCGCGGTGTTGGCGGCGCCCGTCTGCACAGTGCTGCGGATCTTGGTCAGCGACTGCAACGCGGTGTTGGCGAGGTTGATGCTGACATTGACGTTGGTGATCGTGTCGGTATAGGCGGCGATGTTGGAGAGCTGCGCGCGCCCGGCGATCGCAAAGCCCTCGTTGGTTCCCATCCCGGAATAGTTCTGCGACAGCTTCCCGGTCGAGAGCTGCGTCGACAGGTCCGTGAGCTGCTGATTGATGTTGCGGATCTGCGAGCCGAGAACCGACGAGGAGTAGTTGATGCTGCTGATCGACATGTTTCAGAGCCCTGTTACTGCTTACCCTTGAGCCTGGAGCAACGTGTTCATCATGCTTTGCACCACCGACATGACGTGAGCGTTGGCGGCATAGGCATTCTGGAGCTGGATCAGGTTCGACATCTCGGAGTCGAGGTTGACGCTGGAGGTCGAGCTGAACTTGGCCTGGAGCGTCGAGACAACGACGCTCTGGCCCTGCTGGAGCTGGGTTGCCTGGGTCGCGGCGTTGGCCTGCACGCTCAGGAACTGCTGGAGAAAATTCGAAACGCTGCCGCTGAAGGGCTGGCTCGCCGAGCCGAGACCGCTCTGCGGCGAATAGGAGAACACCGACGAGGTGAGCTGCGAGTAGAGATAGTCGGAACGCGTGGTGTCGCCCGCGGGCGTCACCGGCGAGGTGTTGTACACCGACATCCTGGTCGGGTCGTTGACCAACTGCGTGTTCACGGCGATGCGTCCGGCAAGGCCGGTCATCTGCGATCCCGAGCCGGTGATCGCGCCGGTGTAGAGCGCCTGTCCGCCGTCGGTGAACAGCGGCAGTTGTGGATTGCCCGAGGTCAGCGACGAGATCGTCTTGCTGGTCGAGGCCGAATTGACCTTGGCGAGGCCGCTGCTGTCGTCGGTGACCCGCAGCGTCGTGGCGGTCGCTGGCGGCGGCGTGGCAGAGAAGGACAGGTGCGAGCCCGAGAGCGCGGTGTTGAGCGCGGAGGCGATCGCCCCCATGCCGCCGGCGAAGTTGATGCCGATCCGCATCGGGTTGGCATTCGTCGCGTTCTGGAGCGGCAGCGCCGCCGGATCGGTCACGTTGACCAGCGTGACCTGACGCTGCGTGTTGGTTGCGGTGTCGGTGTAGGTGATATTGACCGTGTTGCCCGGCAGGGCACCAGCGAGATCGAGATCGAACCCGGCCGGCGGACCGGACACCGTGCTGCCGGGCGTAGTCTTGTCGGACAGCGCGCTCGACATCGTG encodes:
- a CDS encoding DUF1522 domain-containing protein codes for the protein MSGIVLSSSVRQNLLSLQSTADLLATTQNRLSTGKSVNSALDNPTNFFTAQSLDNRASDINNLLDGIANGVQVLQAANTGITSLQKLIDSAKSIANQALQTTVGYSTKSNVSATISGATAADLRGTTSFASATASSNVVFSGAAGGTTAASGTTTLGATIGTFTGTAGTAGDGTAALTGAITLIATNGTTATGLAGNAQPADGDTLTVNGKTITFRSGSAPASTGVASGSGVSGNLVTDGSGNTTVYLGTAGTPAATVNDLLTAVDLASGVKTASITAGAATIATSFNQTASSVGAGAVTLKSSTGADLSVTGKADLLKSLGLTTSVGGGNATVSVNRTTSAGSLGATIADGSTLNVDGHVITFKNAPIPGSTGAPSVPSGFGASGNVLTDGAGNSTVYLQGGTVNDVLKAIDLATGVQTATVNANGTATLATATGQTNSSINASGQLKLSTGVNADLSITGTGNALNALGLAGNTGTATAFTAARTSGVGGISGKTLTFSSFNGGTAVNVTFGDGTNGTVKTLDQLNTKLQANNLTATIDANGLLTVSTTNDYASSTIGSSAAGGAIGGTLTSSLTFSTASTPVQDTVAQTARANLVSQYNNILNQIDTTSQDSSFNGVNLLNGDQLKLVFDETGKSNLSITGVTYNSKGLGLAALTSGVDFIDNSATNKVLSNLNAASSTLRSEASSLGSNLSVVQVRQDFNKSLINVLQTGSSNLTLADTNTEAANSQALSTRQSIAVSALSLANQSQQSVLQLLR
- the flbT gene encoding flagellar biosynthesis repressor FlbT; the protein is MALKVELRPHERIIVGNCVITNTDQRARLLIDGDNVPILRERDILTPETADTPAKLVYLAVQLMYISPDPQTQHGTYFNLVRDIVTAVPSAWPIIEAINNNILNGDLYRALKDARKLIAYEEKLRSQFEATHPKADADNADVSSAA
- a CDS encoding pyridoxal phosphate-dependent decarboxylase family protein translates to MNEIVRNAQSSVAHASLDPQDWSAFRALAHRMLDETIDGIADVRARPVWQPIPDATRAAFKADVPREASDLAEVYREFAEHVAPFATGNVHPGFMGWVHGGGTAVGMLAEMLAAGLNANLGGRDHMPIEVERQIVDWMRRLFAFPDSASGIFVTGTSMANLMAVLVARTNALGTLARQYGIGNDGALLTAYTSQAAHGCVSRAMDIAGLGTDALRKIAVDADHRIDVAALRAQIAVDREVGFKPFLIVASAGTVDIGAIDDLKAIAQLCREEGIWFHVDGAFGALAIFSPELAPLLGGIELADSIALDFHKWGQVPYDAGFLLVRDGEQHRQAFAQPAAYLRREARGLAAGAVWPCDLGPDLSRGFRALKTWFTLKTFGIDRLGATIARSCALAKYLETRILAEPRLELLAPVNLNIVCFRYRADDAINREIVADIQESGIAAPSSTTLNGKFAIRAAIVNHRTEEADIDALVAAVLEFGGRRCGDGMIEVEAPPLAAQ
- a CDS encoding ATP-grasp domain-containing protein, whose amino-acid sequence is MQHPVSAPIGMTAANYADRIGFAQLTRRAFEGVDLHPLRDQMLTRIAAGTALAGEALDLSLITQLLGDKDQGLAIQSEVLAFHQLFRTPSAAPKPGLRVLALAADIDMGGNTPIDFLLEDSDIELLTLYVVKGAGLPEILPEHDVAIVVASDSEECREALALIEKAAPHWPRPLLNRPDRIGNLDRDKLHRLLAGVPGLDIPATIHATRAQLLDLSREQIACRDVADELRFPMIARPRGSHAGVGLAKLDDAAALAAYLSARDDQDFFVARFVDYVNADGLYRKYRLAMVDGKPYACHMAIADRWDIWYLNAYMAFSEEKRAEEAVFMREFDSAFAARHRSALDEMSKRVGLDYFIVDCAENQDNELLVFEADNTAVVHNMDSPDVFPYKPPQMRKIFAAFSAMLSRHARAGEGSAT
- a CDS encoding flagellar protein, which encodes MSISSINYSSSVLGSQIRNINQQLTDLSTQLSTGKLSQNYSGMGTNEGFAIAGRAQLSNIAAYTDTITNVNVSINLANTALQSLTKIRSTVQTGAANTAQDLNVNGQTIAQNTAAAQFGSMVGVLNTQTGNRYLFSGTAVNTQSVADAGDIINGTTTQAGFKTVMAERQAADLGANGMGRLVLATPQPTPSSVQVSEDVAGSPFGLKIKAVSSTLTGATVTGPSGSPVSFSVDLNGINPNNGDKLSVQFTLPDGTTEQIDLTASTATPTPLGSFAIDASTPVNPNNTALNLNNALNIAIQKLAGTSLVAASAVTAGDNFFNTASSAIGAPKTSQAGPLVPISGATALSGASPTDSISPGFVAGDTITVNGTTLTFVATGATGNQLNVGDSIQTLMSKIDAITGTSKPSTVHGGSITINTDDAASLNITSSNTGALGSLGFASTPVTATQPPLRVGSSPASSATTLVNGSATTVKWYLGNDGPGSARSTAMARVDDSVTVQYGAQANEDAIRRQLQATAVFGTFSTSPTGQYSGGQVAALSLRVTQALTQQPGQQRIEDIQTDIAMAQNTMKDASTRQTQAKAQLQTIIDQAESASPDQVASEILALQNALQASYQVTSNLAQLSLVKFL
- the flgK gene encoding flagellar hook-associated protein FlgK, with the translated sequence MGLSSALASAMSGLRANQAALSIVSSNVANSQTPGYVVQRPNQIEVTTGDFGSTAMTTGVSRELDTFVQNQLRTETGGSGYADQMANILKQLQNVYGTPGNSGTLEDALNKFTTALQALSTSSGASSAQTVALGAAQALATQLNVTTKGIQSLRSNVEQDLGTSAQAANAAMQQVATINTKLQALSANDPSAATLMDQRDQAINTLSKYVDVRVTMDGSNQANIYTTTGIQLVGAGLASEFSFASAGALSATSLYNIDPAKSGVGAFNIKLPNGSQVDVVANNVVSSGQIAADLKLRDDLLVQAQNQIDQLAATMSSALSDKTTPGSTVSGPPAGFDLDLAGALPGNTVNITYTDTATNTQRQVTLVNVTDPAALPLQNATNANPMRIGINFAGGMGAIASALNTALSGSHLSFSATPPPATATTLRVTDDSSGLAKVNSASTSKTISSLTSGNPQLPLFTDGGQALYTGAITGSGSQMTGLAGRIAVNTQLVNDPTRMSVYNTSPVTPAGDTTRSDYLYSQLTSSVFSYSPQSGLGSASQPFSGSVSNFLQQFLSVQANAATQATQLQQGQSVVVSTLQAKFSSTSSVNLDSEMSNLIQLQNAYAANAHVMSVVQSMMNTLLQAQG